The following nucleotide sequence is from Callithrix jacchus isolate 240 chromosome 12, calJac240_pri, whole genome shotgun sequence.
GGCCTCACCCGAGAAGGTGCTGACAGAATCCTTTCTGCGGAGGTCAAAGCACTTCATGAAGCCATCCTGGGAACCACTGAGCAGCACGTGGGCTTCGGTGGGGTGGAAGCAGACTTTGTTCACCGTGCGCTTGTGCTCTGTGAACAGCTGGTCCTGCTTGTTGCGGGATGGCCGGCCCAGGTTCCACGTCACCACCACGCCATTGGTGGCTGCTGTGGCCAGCAGGTTCTCATCCATCTGGTGCCAGACCACATCGGCGCAGCTCAGGTTAAGTGAAGGCTTGCGCCCCACACGCAGGTTCAGCTTCTCCACGAACTGTTCCTCCTCGATGGCATAGATCTTGAAGATGCTGCGGCCTGCCACGACCACCTGGGCCGCGTCACGGCACACGCTGATGGCATTGGCAGGAGCGTCCAAGTGGCAGTGCATGGTGCGGCCTGTCAGCACACCGCCACCCAGGGCTGTGGTTACACGGGACATCTTCTCCATGGCTGTACAGGTGATGAGGTCAGGGGTCAGGAGGTCAGTGAGGTGGGCTCAGCCCGGGTGGGCCATCAGTTCAGACCTTCCAACCCAGGTTGGGAACGCCAGAACTGCTTGGGCCCGGCCTGGTCAGTCTTGGTGAGCCAGTCCAGGGCAGTCCATCAACCAATCAGCCTGACAAGCAAGGTCAAACTCACTTTCGTCCGTCAGTCCAGCCCATCCTCACCCTGGCTGAGCGGTGAGAAAGCTCCCTAGCTTTCCCTTAGGCCTGTCAGGTTCATGTCCGACTTCCACGAAAGCTCCTAGCTGGACAGTCCCGGCCCAGGCCACCTCTCGATCCCCCCCATCAGCCAGATCTGGGCAGTCACATAAACCCTGGGTCAGTCAATCCCAGCAGGGGAGCGAGGTGACTCCCACTGTCCACACGGTCAGCCCTGGGGACGAGGGCGAGGGCGGCGGGGCTCTGGGGAGGAACAAAAGAGGGGCGGGAACAGAGGGCCAGACGGGCCCGGGGACTCAGGTGATAGACGCGCGAGGGGCCCAGAGGGACCTCAAAGACCGAGCTACGCAAGGAGCTCGAGGTGTCTGGCGGGACCGGAGGCAGGAGAGAAGCAGAGTTCCTGGGGGCGGCACAGAGGTTCCCTGGCGCAGTGGCGCGAGGCAGCGGACGCTGCGGGACGAGAACCAGAGGGCCCGGGGCAGCCGTTCTCCCCAGCGCGATCCCCAGTCTTTTACTAAAAGCGCACGGCTGTCCGGAAGCGTAGCGCCGGAAGTGGGTCGTCTTTCCCGCCCTTCGCCGGAAGTGGTCCTTTCCTTACCCGCTCCTCTCCGGAAGCGGCACAGACTCTCGCCTCACGCCACGAAAGTTCcgggtcagggagctgcctgtGGCAGAGGCGGGGCCGGGCCCAGGACGGCGGTCTGTGGCCGCCCTCGGGGGCCGCCATTGCGCTTCGGTGCTGTGCTTGtgtgttgtttatttttgaaacggagtctcgctctgtcacccaggctggagtgcggcggcgcgacctcggctccctgcaacctccacctcccaggttcaggcgatcctcccgcctcggcctccgagcAGCCGGGACCACACGTGCGCTCTGCCCACCCTGCTCACATTTTTTGTAGTTTAAGTAAGAgtcgggggtttcaccatgtgggccacgCTGGCCTCGAACtgctgaactcaagcgatcctcctgcctcagcctcccaaagtgctgggattacaggtgtgagtcactgcgcctggcctgtatttttccagtcttaatttcaatattttattttttattatttttgagacggagtttcgctcttgttacccaggctggagtgcaatggcgcgacctcggctcaccgcaacctccgcctcctgggttcaggcaattctcctgcctcagcctcctgagtagctgggaccacaggcatgcgccaccatgcccagctaattttttgtatttttagtagagagggggtttcaccatgttgaccgggatggtctcgatctcttgccctcaggtgatcctcccatttcaagcctccctaagtgctgggatgacaggcatgagccactgtgcccggcctcatttgCCCTCTTTTGCGCTCTGTTTCTCTCCTGGGTGTGACCCTTTGCTGTCGGTGCGTTCTGTCGTCTTTTCGACATCCTCGTCCCTGCCTGTTACCCTGTGCATAGAACAGGGCTGACTTCTGCCTTTCTGGAAGGGTGGGCTAGAGTCTGCGTACTTCAGAGGAAATGTTATGTGATTTAAGCAATCACATTTAAGTCCGCAGCCTGCCTTCCACGCAGTCGCCGCTGTTTCCTTCCAGTCTACCATATCGTCCAGCAGCCTCGACCCCTTTTGTTGCAAGAATGAATAAATCCGGTAAGAGGCACAGAATGATCCCGAGACCTGGGACACGCAGGCAAACACGCCCTCCTGCCCCATGGTCCGGTGGCTTGAAAACAGCTCAGACACATGTTTTTAcaacttaatatatatttttataaacaggTCACGTGATAAAATAGCACAAGAAACACTTACCAAATATAAGGTTATATCTTCCGCATATACAGGAGAATGAGGTCGTTATGTACAATAAGAAAGTGATTTTAGGGGTTGGTTGGTtgtgttttttcctctctccccttaATGTTTCCTCCTACAGTCGTTGGAAATATCACAGCTTCAGTTGCATTAATACTTTGGGCAAATGGGCAGCTGCCCTTCCCCCCAAGGGGTtgtggggaggaggggctggagaaACTGGCTCCCGACCACTCAGCCCTGGAGCTTCCTGGGGCCGGCACTCCAGGGACAGGAAAATCTTTGGGCTGTTGACCTGTTTCTGATTCaacagcttctctctctctctttctctctctctctcactctctttctctctcactctctggcTCTCTGGAAACTGGTTACTCTCTTCCAACCAGATAGGGCGTGTCCCAAGATTGGGTGTGGGCGCTGAGTCTCCTGGGGCTCAAGGTTGGGATGGGAAGGGGTCCCAGCCCCCTCCTCGGCGACGGCCGAGATTTGCCAGCATCCCCCCAGGACTTCCAAATGTCTGGGGCCGACAGAGCGCGGTCAGAGCCCGTTTGGGCAGGCAGAAatttgggaagctggggagggatggagTTGGGGGAGGCTAGAAAGgagccctcccacctcagggtATCTAGGGCGTGCTGGCCACCGGAAGATTGGAGTCGCTGGTCAGTGCTGACCCTGACCCAAGCTTGGCTGGGTCCACTTTGCAGACCCCACCTGAGGAGACCCGCCCAGGGTGAAGCTCGATGCCCAGGCCCGAGGGCTGAGGTGTGGGATCGGACCAGGCCTCTCCAGGGGCCTGAGAGCCCTGAGGGCGGCTCCAACTTGGGGGCTTTCGAGGCGCCTGTGCCACCCTCGGGTGAGGCAGACGGAGTCAGCTGGGCTAATGTTGATGACTCCAAGGTGACTGCCAGCCCTTCTGCCCTCTCCCTGCCCAATTCTGTCTCGGCCTGGCAAGGGGCCAAGGCCGGGTTGGGGGGCGCACAGGGGACTGCCCCTCACAGTGGCAAGGAGGACGGGAGGCCGCGTGGGTCGGGCGGGATGGGTGAGGAGGTGCGGGTAGGGCTCGGGCTCCTCGGCACGGGCCATGGCTTTGGCGGTGGCCGGTTTCCCCTGACCCCCCCCCTCGGAGGGCTCCAGGCATGGTGCAGTGGAAGATGCAGGAAGCCCATGGGGCTCTTCCGGGCCCCGTGTCCTGGGGGGACCCAGCCCCCTCAATCCCCCTGGGCCCTGCCCGGGATGTGGGGGGACAGTGGGGAGACAGAGCGGTTGTGGCGGGGAAGGCGGTAAGGGCACAGTCTGGAGAGCTCAAAGGGCCCCCCAAGGACCGAGCCCGGTCCCCCAAGCGGGCGGGCGAGCGAATGATGGCGGCGGCTGTGGCGTGGCGGAGGGCGGCGTGCAGTGCGGGCACGAGGGGCATGCACAAAGTCCCCgagtgtgcgtgcgtgcgtgggGCGGGCCCGGGCGGGCCCACTCGCCGCCCCCCTGCCCAGGGCGGGGCCGGGAGGGCGGAGGGGCCGAGGGCCGGGGCGGGGCTTGCCCTCGGCTCGCCCCACCTCCCGCGCTGGCCCCGGGGCGCGGAGGCTCCCCCAGTGCAGGGCGGGAAGAGGGGGCTCGGCGGCGCCCGGCGCCCCCGCCCAGGTCATGGCCGGGTTCCCGCGACCGGGGCGGGGGCCCCGCACTACTCGATGACGAGGCAGCGGGGCAGGTGCTGCGAGAAGTACTTGAAGAGCTCGGGGGTGGCGCCCGGGCAGTTGGTCAGctccagctcctccagctccTGCAGCTGCACCAGGCCCGACAGCCCCGTGGTGGTGAGCAGCGGGCAGCCTGCGGCGGGAGCAGGGCGGGGGCTCAGTGCGCGGCCCAGGGCGCCGCGTCTCCCTCCTCCTCCGCCTCGGACCCTGGACGGTGAGTTTGCAGAAGGACCGGGCGGGCTGGGTGGGGGACTAGGTGGGGGTGGGTGGCCACCGCTCAGCGTCAGAGAATCAGGGGTCTCACCTGCCAGAGACAGGAGGCGCAAACTCCCCAGGGCCAGGAGGTGCTTCAGCCCGAAGTCCTGCACCTGTCGGGAGTGGAAGGGTGACAACGATTTCCACTGTCACTGAAGGGGAGGGTACCCTGGGGTGGGTTCAAGCCCGAGGTTCCTCAGTACCCACGAGCTCGGAGGCGGCTGGGAAGTGGCTGGTGGGCCGCCGGGGACCCCTGCATTCTGCCTGCGTTCCGCTTAGGTTGGCTGCTGGATAGGGAGGGGTCCCAGACTCCCCCAGGATCTGAGTGGGGCCGGGAGctctccccacacccccacctcccccaccgaTTTCCCCAGTCCCGGGGTGTGAGAGCCGGTACCTGGCAGCACCATCGCAGGTAGAGGCTGCGGAGGGACGACATGGTGGACAGATAGCTGAGGCCAGTGTCCGTGATGCGCACACACCTGTGGTTGCACCAGAGGGGACCCGCACCTTCAAATCACCTGGCCCcgaccctccttcctccttccaggaGTGCCCCTGGCGTGAATCCCTTCCTGCCCCTCCTCGTTCCCAACCATTGCGAATGACGAAGGGGGTCCAGCCAACCAGTCCTGTGTTTCTGCCCACTCCCAGGCGCTAGGCCTCCGAGGGCTCTGCCCACCGCGCCTCCGCCCGGGCCACCCCGGGAACCCCCTACCCCTGACCCCAACCCTGACCCCGCCCCGCTAACCCGGGACACGCACCTGTCCAGCACGAGCTCCTCCAGGCGGTGCAGGTCGCAGGCCACATACTCCAGCGCCATGTCAGTGATGCGTGGGCACCACGAGAGGTCGAGGCTGCGCAGCTTGCGCAGGTTCTCGGCTACGAGCTCTACGCCGTCGTCGGTGACCTTGGAGCAGCCGGAGAGGCTGAGCGCAGTGAGGTTGGGCAGGCTGTGCACCACGTTGACCACGCCGTGGTTGGTGATCTCCCAGCAGGAGAGCAGGCGCAGCGTGTGTGTGCTGTGACCCTGGCGCGCAGTGAAGTAGGCCAGCGCCGTGTCCGTCACGTGGTAGGCCTGCAGGCTCAGCTCTGCCAGGTTGGGCAGCAGCTGCGAGATGGCGGCGATGGCGTCGTCGGCTACGTTGATGCAGTCACTCACGCTCAGTGAGGTGATGCGGGCGCTGAGGCTGGACCACAGCCCGGCCTCGGTGAAGTCATTGCAGCCGGACAGCTCCAGACGCACCACACCCTGCATCTGTTCCAGCATGACCTGCAGGACGCGGGCGCCGGGTCAAGGGCGTGCCAGGCCTGGGCTCCCTGCCTCCAGCCCGGGGCCCTCCTTCCCACAGAGCAGGTGGAGCCGGCAGGGAGGAGGCAGTGGTCCTGGTTACTGGTGTAAACATGCAGGGAGCTGAACTCCGAAAACACTTGGCAGTGTGTGAGGAGGCCGGGCATCGGGAccagagcccagggcctggccAGAGCAGGTGCCAGGGGTGTTGGTACCAATGTTATAATTAAGACTTCAGGCCTGGCTCACAGGTGGCTCCGCTGACCTCTGCTCCTAGGGATCCTTCCCCAGCTGCCCCTCAGCTCCCCCCAGCGTCTTCCTGACCCTGCatttagttatatttatttatttagagacagtctcacctGGTTGGCCAGGCccg
It contains:
- the FBXL16 gene encoding F-box/LRR-repeat protein 16; its protein translation is MSSPGIDGDPKPPCLPRNGLVKLPGQPNGLGAASITKGTPATKNRPCQPPPPPTLPPPSLAAPLPRAALAGGPCSPAGGPASALTPGPPAERPPLATDEKILNGLFWYFSACEKCVLAQVCKAWRRVLYQPKFWAGLTPVLHAKELYNALPGGEKEFVNLQGFAARGFEGFCLVGVSDLDICEFIDNYALSKKGVKAMSLKRSTITDAGLEVMLEQMQGVVRLELSGCNDFTEAGLWSSLSARITSLSVSDCINVADDAIAAISQLLPNLAELSLQAYHVTDTALAYFTARQGHSTHTLRLLSCWEITNHGVVNVVHSLPNLTALSLSGCSKVTDDGVELVAENLRKLRSLDLSWCPRITDMALEYVACDLHRLEELVLDRCVRITDTGLSYLSTMSSLRSLYLRWCCQVQDFGLKHLLALGSLRLLSLAGCPLLTTTGLSGLVQLQELEELELTNCPGATPELFKYFSQHLPRCLVIE